DNA from Rhodopirellula bahusiensis:
CTTCGTCGCGGCCGTGGTGGCTGAGTTGGTGATATCCCTGGTCGACGCCTTCCAATGGAACGCGTTCGCCACCGCCATCGGTGTGCATGGTGATGAACCGCGTGCTGTCGGTTTGGATGGCGAGGTAAATCACGTCGTGCATCGCGGATTGTTTCGCGATCGTGTGACTGTTGTCGGAAACTGGCGCCGGTGCTTTTTCGTTGACTTTGGGTTTGGCTCGTTCCGCCCAGCCTTGGTTCATGTCCAAGCGACGTTCTAGATCGCGAACGCTGGTGAAGTAGGCATCCAGCTTTTCGCGATCGGTTGGCCCCAATCGACGCTGCATCGTTTTGGCTTCTGCCGCAACGAGATCCATGATGCTGCGGCCTTCGCGAATACGTTGTTTTTGAGCTTTCTGAGCAGCGGGGCTGTCGTCGATAAACAGTTGTGCGAACAACTTCTGTGGTGAATTGATCGGCGGGATCATCGACCCGTTCGCAGTGTACGACGTGCCGGTGGTGCCGTTGGAGCTGAGGACCAACGACGGGAATCGGGTCTGACCCCCGAGTTCTCGGACCATCAGTTGGTCCAGCGAGATCGTGTTGCGAAAGTTGGATCCGCTGTAAGGAGCTGCGGAAAGGATGCACGGTTCGGCTTTGTGGCCGCCACCGACGCCGGGGTGAGATGCTCCCGAAATGATTGTGAATTGATCACGCAGGTCTTCGATTGGTTTCAGATACCGCGTCGTTTCATAGTCGCGACCGCTCTTTTTCGGGAACAAGAATGGCCCGTGAAATCCCAGAGCGTTGCTGATGCCAACGAATCGACGCGGAGGGTTGGCCGCGGAGGTCGCTTCGCGGCCGAAGGCGGGCACCATCGAGTCCAACCAAGGCAGAGCCATGGTGACGCCGGCGCCCCGGAGCACGGTTCGGCGAGACAACGATTGGTTGTTCACAAAGGGTTTGGTATTCATAACGGCAAATTTTGTGGAGGTCTATTTGTTTTGGAACAGCGGGCTTTGGATCACTTCGTGGATCAGTGATCGGACGCCGTAGTCCGTTGGCTGGGTCGCGGCGACGATGCGTTGCAATTCGTCTCGGTCGGCAAACGTTGGTGACGCTCCCGTCGCGTAGGTCACAAATTGGGATGCAAGGTTCTTCGCCAATTGTTCCGGTCTTTTCGTGAGGATCGCTTTCAAGCCTTCGATGTCGTCGAAGGCTTCCCCGCTGGTGAAAGCGTGGCTCGGGTCGATTGGCAGACCGGGCACCCAGCGTTGTTTCTTGTTGGGAGAAGCGGCACGGTAACGCTCCCGCCATCCACCGATCACATCGTAGCTTTCCAGCGCGAAGCCCGGTGGGTCAATTTTGACATGACAAGCAGCACAGCTGTCGATGTTGCGGTGTTTGTCGAGTTGGTCGCGAATCGATGTTGCACCTCGGATATCCGGTTCGACCGCGGGAACGTTGGCGGGCGGTGGCGGCACGTGCTCGCCAATGATTTTCTCCAGCATCCAAATGCCACGAATGATTGGTGACGTGGTGGTGCCATTAGCCGTGACTTTCAGGACGCTGCCGTGAGTGATGATGCCGCCTCGTCGGCAATCGTCATCGATCGCGACGCGTTGCATGTCGGTTCCGCCGGGCCAGTCGACGCCATAGTGGCGAGCCAAGCGTTGATTGAGAAACGTGAAGTCCGAATCGACGAGGTTGGTCACGGATAGGTTTTCACGAACCAGTTCCGTCACATAGGCGTGCGTTTCATCGGGCAGTGATTGATGCAAAATGACATCGTATTCGGGATACAGCTTGCCATCCGGCGTGGTGCTGTTGAGTTCGTAGAGTTCCAGCCACTGATTGGTGAACTCGTTGATTGCGACCTGTGATCGCGGATCGTTCAGCAATCGTTCGGTTTGGGCTCGCAAGACTTCCGGCTCGCGAAGTTTGCCTGAGCGAGCGAGGCGTCGAAGTTCGTCGTCCGGTGCTCGTCCCCAAAGGAAATGGCTGAGCCGATTCGCGAGAGCTTCGTCGGACAAGACGCCGGGCGATTCATCGAAGTAGAGGAAACGAGATGAGCACAGGATGGCTCGGTAGCCCGCACGCAGACCGTCCTGCATGGAGCGTGTGGCCTGACGTCTCGCCTCAGCAAATTCGAAATAGGTGTCCAACTCTGACGGATCGACTTCTTGCCGGAACGCTTGCTCGGCAAAGGCGTGGATTCGTTGTTTCAGGTCCTGTTTGGGGTTAGCCGAGACGATTTTGAAACGTTGCTTGGAACGTTTGTTGGTTGCATCGATGGGTTGGAGTTCTAAGTCACCGACCAGAGCCACTTTGATCTTTTCGCGGTCGCCCCGGAGTCGCTCCAGCTCAATCCACTCAATCGCGATCCCAGCGACACCCATTTCTTCCACCACGCCAGGTTTCGAATCCACCGCTTTGGCTGCGACGCGGCGAATGCCGTAGTCATTGGGGACGATCTGCAGCATGTGGCCTTCGCGAATCCACGCATCGAATTCGTAGACCTGAGTTTCATCCGTCGCTTCGATGCTTCCGATCCAATACATCGTGGATGCTTTGCCCGAACACACGCCGCTGTTGACGCTGCACCAGACGCGACCCATTTTCGGAGTGTTGACCGAGCGGGCTTTCACTCGAACTTTGTAGCGGCCGGTTTCTGGAACCGACGTCGCTGGCATTCGTCCGTAGAAGTTTTGGCTGCTGGACCACGAGACAATGTCCTTGTGATCGGGACGTCCTTCGGGCTCGCGGTTCGTTCGTTTTTCGTTTCGGCGAAGCTTGTTCCAGTCCAGGTGGATTGTGTCGGGGGAACCATCGACCGAGGCATCGGACCCGAGCAGTTGATCGAATGCGGTTTGCAGCGCGAAGTCGGCTGCATCGAGGTAGGCTGCCAGCGAATGGTCCGAAACTTGTTGACTGCTGGAAACCGTGTCGAACCCATCCGCGAGAGATTCTTCGGGAAGGAATTCACGCAGAGGGACATCGATCGCAAGCAAATCGCAAACGTTGCGCTCGTACTGAGTTCGCGTCAGGCGTCGCGTGGGCACTCGGCCTTCGGTGTTGATGCGGTCGTTGTCGGCTCCGTCGAGGATTCCGTGTAGCTTTGCCAAGAACGGTTGGGACTCGGCGGGATCCAAGTCTTCTTCCGGTGGCATCTCTCCTTCGCGAATTCGATCGAAGACGCGTTCCCAAAGATGGAAGTTGTCGGGGTCGGCCAGTTCCAATGTCAGCGACTCGAGGTCCAGGTCCCCTTCTTGTGTAGAGGAGTCGTGGCAGTAGGTGCAGTTCAGTTCCAGGAACTCGGTGAGTTGCTCGGGAGGTTGGCCCGCGGAAGCATTCGGCAACGTGGATGATGGACCAGCAATCGCGGAGAGCAAGGTCAATGCGATCGGGAGGCGACGAACGTCGAAAGGGAACGACTTAGTTTTCATCAGTTGCAACGGTGGGATGCCAGATGGAGA
Protein-coding regions in this window:
- a CDS encoding DUF1552 domain-containing protein is translated as MNTKPFVNNQSLSRRTVLRGAGVTMALPWLDSMVPAFGREATSAANPPRRFVGISNALGFHGPFLFPKKSGRDYETTRYLKPIEDLRDQFTIISGASHPGVGGGHKAEPCILSAAPYSGSNFRNTISLDQLMVRELGGQTRFPSLVLSSNGTTGTSYTANGSMIPPINSPQKLFAQLFIDDSPAAQKAQKQRIREGRSIMDLVAAEAKTMQRRLGPTDREKLDAYFTSVRDLERRLDMNQGWAERAKPKVNEKAPAPVSDNSHTIAKQSAMHDVIYLAIQTDSTRFITMHTDGGGERVPLEGVDQGYHQLSHHGRDEDKITQLGIIEEAQMRSWGNLVRRLHETQEGNGNLLDQTMLLLTSNLGNASSHDTKNMPVVVAGGGFRHGQHLAFDKTNNYPLPNLYTSMLQRLGLEVDSFASATGTMRGLEFA
- a CDS encoding DUF1592 domain-containing protein: MKTKSFPFDVRRLPIALTLLSAIAGPSSTLPNASAGQPPEQLTEFLELNCTYCHDSSTQEGDLDLESLTLELADPDNFHLWERVFDRIREGEMPPEEDLDPAESQPFLAKLHGILDGADNDRINTEGRVPTRRLTRTQYERNVCDLLAIDVPLREFLPEESLADGFDTVSSSQQVSDHSLAAYLDAADFALQTAFDQLLGSDASVDGSPDTIHLDWNKLRRNEKRTNREPEGRPDHKDIVSWSSSQNFYGRMPATSVPETGRYKVRVKARSVNTPKMGRVWCSVNSGVCSGKASTMYWIGSIEATDETQVYEFDAWIREGHMLQIVPNDYGIRRVAAKAVDSKPGVVEEMGVAGIAIEWIELERLRGDREKIKVALVGDLELQPIDATNKRSKQRFKIVSANPKQDLKQRIHAFAEQAFRQEVDPSELDTYFEFAEARRQATRSMQDGLRAGYRAILCSSRFLYFDESPGVLSDEALANRLSHFLWGRAPDDELRRLARSGKLREPEVLRAQTERLLNDPRSQVAINEFTNQWLELYELNSTTPDGKLYPEYDVILHQSLPDETHAYVTELVRENLSVTNLVDSDFTFLNQRLARHYGVDWPGGTDMQRVAIDDDCRRGGIITHGSVLKVTANGTTTSPIIRGIWMLEKIIGEHVPPPPANVPAVEPDIRGATSIRDQLDKHRNIDSCAACHVKIDPPGFALESYDVIGGWRERYRAASPNKKQRWVPGLPIDPSHAFTSGEAFDDIEGLKAILTKRPEQLAKNLASQFVTYATGASPTFADRDELQRIVAATQPTDYGVRSLIHEVIQSPLFQNK